Proteins from one Cellulosilyticum lentocellum DSM 5427 genomic window:
- a CDS encoding YfhO family protein, translating into MNYLKKMIQNDKSKLIFLFGFYFLVPFLIYLGTILSGNVFVSGDGVGFFGFKIYFNQSIMQGQFPFWNPYLSNGIPFAMDQSFGQLYPISILISWLPLDFFILVYYSLHMAIAGFFMNLFMRELKCDKKISFVIGLIYILSIHMGGYRKNHMGIISTVVWIPVIFYFIQRYIHTKRVKFLVFSGIAMALQFLAGFIQCAFYTDIIVGIYLLYFMIQDKLGIKRIIKDGLVWGSTYIGLVCIQLVPMLFMMSCYESLGTIDTPFEFFKGWSISFRKLLMTIFPTVFGPDYSMPYGHLYSSEIDIELFLGTAIILLVVCGIIILHKHSFVKIGLLLMIGIYIYAANAHIPYLSEILYRIPLLGGFRVPSRILPLFIFIEFSILGLVLQYFKETAKKTQLLSYAVIGTICFTIIACLCYIFISNGIFSSNLSEFYKGGRIFVGPIVICIIICIGIYLYSKYETQKIFTIFLGVLVSVTLFQTFPYYHMYATVSSKEYMMDDSKKALKELIGVGNIWYASEKQQAYFTSEIGFNKGAVLEMPSLNSYVSLNNPTMYRLFNNNAIPQLNFSGLYTWFPAARANVRAQNGTLSMLGVNVIADQENVIDELGTSYTMGMEKNTIFEQEILQVPNLEGQLFVFSNPVEVKKNTFYKVAFDAEANKAPGSVYFDLCGENYDRGAQDVNIYIKEGKHHYENYVFTEDSDEGANIVARIVGTPIADINITNLKFIEMETIPYTGIYEKIYEGNGTVYYRNNNAKDLLYFTENVINVQDRGKIYNDVYKLDFINNSYIEGYDDKEGLDLGEIKIIDQGINSIKAQVECSEEGFLNFSQNYYPEWKAFIDGVETKIYIVNGSIQGISVPEGSHIVEFKFVPTSFYIGGSITLVVLIIIIVISIYKTKKHRV; encoded by the coding sequence ATGAATTACTTAAAGAAAATGATACAAAATGATAAGAGTAAATTAATCTTTCTCTTTGGATTTTATTTTTTAGTACCTTTTTTAATATATTTAGGAACTATATTATCAGGAAATGTATTTGTGTCAGGAGATGGAGTGGGTTTTTTTGGATTTAAAATTTACTTTAATCAAAGCATTATGCAGGGACAGTTTCCATTTTGGAATCCGTACTTATCTAACGGTATCCCTTTTGCAATGGATCAAAGTTTTGGACAACTTTATCCTATTTCCATACTCATCTCCTGGTTACCATTAGACTTTTTTATTTTAGTGTATTATTCACTTCATATGGCAATTGCAGGGTTTTTTATGAATTTATTTATGAGAGAATTGAAATGCGATAAAAAAATTAGTTTTGTTATTGGACTTATATATATTCTTTCAATCCATATGGGTGGATATAGAAAAAATCATATGGGAATTATCTCTACAGTTGTTTGGATACCAGTTATTTTTTATTTTATACAAAGATATATCCATACAAAACGTGTTAAATTCCTGGTATTTTCAGGAATAGCAATGGCGCTACAGTTTTTAGCTGGATTTATTCAATGTGCATTTTATACAGATATTATCGTAGGAATATATCTTCTTTATTTTATGATTCAAGATAAATTAGGCATTAAAAGAATTATAAAAGATGGACTAGTGTGGGGGAGTACTTATATTGGATTAGTTTGTATACAACTTGTCCCCATGCTATTTATGATGAGTTGTTATGAATCGTTGGGAACTATAGATACACCCTTTGAATTCTTTAAAGGATGGTCCATTTCTTTTAGGAAACTGCTTATGACCATATTTCCTACTGTGTTTGGTCCAGACTACTCTATGCCATACGGCCACTTATACTCTTCAGAAATTGATATAGAATTATTTTTAGGAACAGCTATTATTTTATTGGTTGTTTGTGGCATCATTATCTTACATAAGCATTCGTTTGTCAAAATTGGGCTTTTATTGATGATAGGTATATACATATATGCTGCCAATGCACATATTCCTTATTTAAGTGAAATTTTGTATCGTATTCCTCTTTTAGGAGGATTTAGGGTGCCGAGTAGAATTTTACCTCTTTTTATATTTATAGAGTTTTCTATATTAGGGCTTGTATTGCAGTATTTTAAAGAAACTGCTAAGAAAACTCAGCTATTAAGTTATGCAGTTATAGGAACTATATGTTTTACCATTATAGCTTGCTTATGCTATATATTCATTAGTAATGGAATCTTTAGCTCAAATCTAAGTGAGTTTTATAAAGGTGGACGAATCTTTGTGGGACCGATAGTTATTTGTATTATAATCTGTATTGGAATCTATTTATATAGTAAATATGAAACTCAAAAGATATTTACTATATTCTTAGGTGTTTTAGTAAGTGTTACTTTATTTCAAACATTTCCTTATTATCATATGTATGCTACAGTCAGTTCAAAAGAATATATGATGGATGATTCAAAGAAGGCTTTAAAAGAGTTAATTGGCGTAGGAAATATATGGTATGCCTCAGAAAAACAACAAGCTTATTTTACTAGTGAAATAGGATTTAATAAAGGAGCAGTTCTAGAAATGCCTTCTCTTAATTCTTATGTTTCGTTGAATAATCCAACTATGTATAGATTATTTAATAATAATGCGATTCCTCAGTTGAATTTTTCCGGTTTATATACATGGTTCCCTGCAGCTAGAGCCAATGTAAGAGCACAAAATGGTACGCTTTCTATGTTAGGGGTGAATGTAATCGCTGATCAGGAAAATGTAATAGATGAATTGGGAACTTCATATACAATGGGTATGGAGAAAAATACTATTTTTGAACAAGAAATATTACAAGTTCCAAATTTAGAGGGGCAATTGTTTGTATTTAGTAATCCAGTAGAAGTAAAGAAGAATACTTTCTATAAAGTAGCATTTGATGCAGAGGCTAATAAAGCTCCAGGGAGTGTATACTTTGATTTATGTGGAGAAAATTATGATCGTGGAGCTCAAGATGTTAATATATATATTAAAGAAGGTAAGCATCATTATGAAAACTATGTATTTACAGAGGATTCAGATGAAGGAGCCAATATTGTAGCACGAATTGTAGGAACCCCTATAGCTGATATAAATATTACAAACTTAAAGTTTATAGAAATGGAAACTATCCCATATACAGGAATCTATGAAAAGATATATGAGGGAAATGGGACAGTTTATTATAGAAATAATAATGCTAAGGATTTGTTATATTTTACAGAGAATGTAATTAACGTACAAGATAGAGGAAAAATATATAATGATGTATATAAATTAGATTTTATTAATAATAGCTATATTGAGGGGTATGATGATAAAGAGGGACTCGATCTAGGTGAGATTAAGATTATAGATCAAGGCATTAATTCTATAAAGGCACAAGTAGAATGTAGTGAAGAGGGATTCTTGAATTTTTCACAAAATTATTATCCAGAGTGGAAAGCTTTTATTGATGGAGTTGAAACTAAAATTTATATAGTAAATGGTAGTATACAAGGGATTAGTGTACCTGAAGGAAGTCATATTGTAGAGTTTAAATTCGTACCTACTTCATTTTATATAGGTGGTAGTATTACCTTAGTAGTTTTAATAATAATTATAGTTATATCTATATATAAGACAAAAAAACATAGAGTCTAA
- a CDS encoding glycosyltransferase — MKIALFNTMTPFVKGGAEGLVEDLSKQLQIRGHKVTIFRIPFPDDYEVKLIELVLATKMLNFSGYDRVICFKYPTFSVMHRDKVLWICHQFRQVYDLWDQEFGLSDNTHNQAIKQIVTSIDTKDIGEARHIYTIAGVVSKRIKKFNNIESEVINPPLISNSSFFKESTGDYLFYPSRITELKRQLLAIEALKYTKSNVKLVIAGYCENEEYLKKIIEVIKRNNLDSKVKFINSWISEEEKIKFMANALGCLFIPYNEDYGYITLEAFYSSKPVITCNDSGGPCDFVKDGETGYIVEPSAEKLAIAMDCLYDNKDNAELMGNKAYEEIIERNITWDETIRRLLL, encoded by the coding sequence ATGAAAATAGCATTATTTAATACTATGACACCTTTTGTCAAAGGGGGAGCAGAAGGACTAGTAGAGGATTTAAGTAAGCAATTACAAATAAGAGGACATAAGGTAACCATTTTTAGAATTCCTTTTCCTGATGATTATGAAGTAAAACTTATTGAGCTTGTTTTGGCAACAAAGATGTTAAACTTTAGTGGATATGATAGGGTAATATGCTTTAAATATCCAACATTTTCTGTAATGCATAGAGATAAGGTTTTATGGATATGTCATCAATTTAGACAAGTATATGATTTATGGGATCAAGAATTTGGATTATCGGATAATACACATAATCAAGCCATAAAGCAAATAGTAACTTCTATAGATACAAAGGATATAGGTGAGGCTAGACACATTTATACTATTGCAGGAGTAGTAAGCAAAAGAATCAAGAAGTTTAATAATATCGAGTCAGAAGTCATTAATCCTCCACTAATTAGTAATAGTAGTTTTTTTAAGGAGAGTACCGGTGATTATTTATTTTATCCAAGTAGAATCACAGAATTAAAAAGGCAACTTTTAGCTATAGAGGCTTTAAAATACACAAAGAGTAATGTTAAACTCGTAATTGCTGGATATTGTGAGAATGAGGAGTATTTAAAGAAGATTATAGAAGTTATAAAAAGAAATAATTTAGATTCTAAAGTTAAATTTATTAATAGCTGGATTAGTGAAGAAGAGAAGATTAAATTTATGGCAAATGCTTTAGGTTGTTTATTTATACCATATAATGAAGACTATGGGTATATAACTCTAGAAGCATTTTATTCGTCTAAACCAGTAATAACATGTAATGATTCAGGCGGACCATGTGACTTTGTTAAAGATGGAGAAACAGGTTATATTGTAGAACCCTCAGCTGAAAAATTAGCAATAGCAATGGATTGTCTTTATGATAATAAGGATAATGCGGAGTTAATGGGAAATAAAGCATATGAAGAAATTATTGAAAGAAATATTACATGGGATGAGACCATTAGGAGGCTGTTATTATGA
- a CDS encoding glycosyltransferase yields the protein MRIAWFTPFSNKSAIGMVSREICETLRKTVEVDIWTHNREELIVTDIEVKVFDKNTDLTSLSDYDYIIYNLGNAAGNHRDIYDVSKDYPGIIILHDQTMSGFWGQYYLFPEFGGNPETGYSSYLEMHKKYYGELGGKTVQEAHNSGYYPIYDYDGMGDFKLIEPIIENAIGVFTHAKFFVNKIRKLNNGPIGYSYLPCEIQQITESKDSELSKVIKQAKAEGRKIIVSNGIVHQVKRIDKVTDVLATHPQIAKQVCYIVIGSYGGEYGSKLEELSKTTLKGCLHMLGYQSNDVMNEALSQADLCINLRYPNSEVCSLSLFEQMSYRKPVLVLNSGIYGEMPEEAVIRISLENEAIGIKVTLLDLISEKEYIIRTGKEAGKFIETQCTTDMYVQRLLALLEELGTKQKISQLENRVLDDIAFRLQELGYNEETVPSTINSIIKSISEMFPSNTSRTCERAKNLGVWAGFGYHIPGLNREGIARFMSYMVEALVRNYNINVEVWCYSFNIDEMKICFSSILEDEELKDRIQFIDEKNWKEKFTPTAYEAESLGEINEVKDNLATVAREFSKAEVFIPLIVYLDNVIGTEKSIYVPCHDMAVAEHYDEFLEKDNSFKFRYLDIGSRAENLARYGAIMFSNCKTVRDEQILKYIKNLKAQNTNVIYLPVNIPKDIMNKLMEEQEVRQKFSIHGRYMFYPTQVRPYKNIGTLIKAFNILKEDFKDLKLVLTGNPKDMPEVDQLIDEFNLRSRIVLLKNLSEVELYSVYKYAEVVPVPTLFEGGFAWQACEALFMKVPLVISNIKMTVERIESCGFNEKNCGLRLFDALNEEALANNIQHVLENREIALESQEKFAEVFLGYSWDDAAKEYYDMFFGHSEESEVDG from the coding sequence ATGAGAATAGCTTGGTTCACACCTTTTTCTAATAAAAGCGCCATAGGTATGGTTAGTAGGGAAATTTGTGAGACGTTAAGGAAGACAGTAGAAGTTGATATTTGGACACATAATAGAGAGGAATTGATAGTAACTGACATTGAAGTTAAAGTCTTTGATAAAAATACCGACTTAACTAGTCTTTCTGACTATGACTATATAATTTATAATCTAGGTAATGCTGCTGGTAACCATAGGGATATTTATGATGTTTCTAAAGACTATCCGGGAATTATTATACTACATGATCAAACAATGTCAGGTTTTTGGGGCCAATATTATTTATTTCCTGAATTTGGAGGTAATCCAGAAACAGGATATAGTAGTTACTTAGAAATGCATAAGAAGTACTATGGGGAATTAGGTGGTAAAACCGTTCAAGAAGCTCATAATAGTGGGTACTATCCTATTTATGATTATGATGGAATGGGAGACTTTAAATTAATAGAGCCTATAATTGAAAATGCCATAGGTGTTTTTACACATGCAAAGTTTTTTGTAAATAAGATTAGAAAACTAAATAATGGGCCTATTGGATATTCTTATCTACCATGTGAAATTCAACAAATTACGGAGTCGAAAGACTCTGAACTTAGTAAGGTTATAAAACAAGCCAAGGCTGAAGGAAGAAAAATTATTGTTTCTAATGGAATTGTACATCAAGTAAAAAGAATAGATAAGGTTACAGATGTACTAGCTACACATCCCCAAATAGCAAAACAGGTCTGCTATATTGTTATAGGCTCTTATGGTGGAGAATATGGGAGTAAATTAGAAGAGCTTTCAAAAACTACTCTTAAAGGCTGCCTACACATGCTAGGATATCAATCTAATGATGTTATGAATGAAGCACTTAGTCAAGCAGATTTGTGCATTAACTTAAGATATCCAAATTCTGAAGTATGTTCCCTATCTTTATTTGAGCAGATGTCATACAGAAAGCCTGTATTGGTACTTAATAGTGGGATTTATGGTGAAATGCCTGAAGAAGCTGTTATTAGGATAAGTCTAGAGAATGAGGCTATAGGGATAAAGGTTACACTATTAGATTTAATATCAGAGAAAGAATACATCATAAGAACTGGAAAAGAGGCAGGCAAATTTATAGAAACGCAGTGTACAACAGATATGTATGTACAACGTTTATTAGCATTACTAGAAGAACTAGGGACCAAACAAAAAATAAGTCAGCTTGAAAATAGAGTACTAGATGATATAGCCTTTAGACTTCAAGAACTTGGGTATAATGAGGAGACTGTGCCATCCACTATTAATAGTATTATTAAAAGTATTAGTGAAATGTTCCCATCTAATACTAGTAGAACATGTGAACGTGCAAAAAATCTTGGTGTATGGGCTGGATTTGGATATCACATACCTGGTCTGAATAGAGAAGGAATAGCTCGTTTTATGTCTTATATGGTAGAAGCGTTAGTAAGAAATTATAATATTAATGTGGAAGTTTGGTGCTATTCTTTTAATATAGATGAGATGAAGATTTGTTTCTCTTCTATTTTAGAGGATGAGGAATTGAAGGATAGGATTCAATTTATAGATGAGAAGAATTGGAAGGAAAAATTCACACCTACAGCTTATGAAGCAGAAAGCTTAGGAGAAATAAATGAGGTAAAAGATAATTTAGCCACTGTAGCTAGAGAGTTTTCTAAAGCAGAAGTATTTATACCACTTATTGTTTATTTGGATAATGTAATAGGCACAGAAAAGTCTATTTATGTACCTTGTCATGATATGGCAGTAGCAGAACATTACGACGAGTTTTTAGAAAAGGATAATAGCTTTAAATTTAGATATCTAGATATAGGTTCAAGAGCAGAAAATCTAGCTAGATATGGAGCGATTATGTTTTCTAACTGTAAGACTGTAAGGGATGAGCAGATACTTAAGTATATTAAGAATTTAAAAGCTCAAAATACAAATGTTATTTATCTACCGGTTAATATACCAAAAGATATTATGAATAAATTAATGGAAGAACAAGAAGTAAGGCAAAAGTTTTCTATACATGGGCGTTATATGTTTTATCCTACTCAAGTAAGGCCATATAAAAACATAGGGACTTTAATTAAGGCATTTAATATACTTAAAGAGGATTTTAAAGATCTTAAACTTGTATTAACGGGGAATCCTAAAGATATGCCAGAGGTTGACCAACTAATAGATGAGTTTAATTTAAGAAGTAGGATTGTATTATTAAAGAATTTAAGTGAAGTAGAGCTTTATAGCGTTTATAAATATGCCGAAGTAGTGCCAGTGCCAACTTTATTTGAAGGTGGATTTGCATGGCAAGCTTGTGAAGCTTTATTTATGAAAGTGCCACTTGTCATATCTAATATAAAAATGACAGTAGAACGCATTGAGAGTTGCGGATTTAATGAGAAGAATTGTGGGCTTAGATTATTTGATGCTTTAAATGAGGAGGCTCTTGCTAATAATATTCAACATGTCCTTGAAAATAGAGAAATAGCCTTAGAATCCCAAGAGAAATTTGCAGAAGTATTTTTAGGCTACTCGTGGGACGATGCAGCTAAGGAATATTACGATATGTTCTTTGGACATTCTGAAGAAAGTGAGGTAGATGGATGA